The following are encoded together in the Osmia lignaria lignaria isolate PbOS001 chromosome 6, iyOsmLign1, whole genome shotgun sequence genome:
- the LOC117601327 gene encoding uncharacterized protein LOC117601327, producing the protein MDLTGDMKELKLARKVGSVAERISIYSRYEGLKFPLTREEDLLVLETSLAKEDHFKDAVQELAKTGGDNNYQFVKRVLSSIIDNSLALKYSWLGRKGKKVFCTLHLARLVISAAETANLGDSKRTTEVSIQNWLRRAFDRNHVTPKQF; encoded by the exons ATGGATTTAACCGGCGACATGAAGGAATTGAAATTAGCACGTAAAGTCGGCTCAGTTGCAGAACGAATTTCAATCTATTCTAGATATGAAGGACTGAAGTTCCCCCTTACGCGGGAAGAAGATTTGTTGGTCTTAGAAACCTCCTTAGCAAAGGAGGACCATTTTAAAGATGCA GTTCAGGAATTAGCCAAAACAGGGGGGGACAATAACTATCAATTTGTCAAAAGGGTGTTGTCCTCCATTATAGACAACAGCTTAGCGCTGAAATACAGCTGGCTAGGAAGAAAGGGCAAAAAAGTGTTCTGCACCTTGCATTTAGCTAGGTTGGTGATAT CTGCTGCTGAAACGGCAAACCTTGGGGATAGTAAAAGGACAACGGAGGTCTCAATTCAAAATTGGCTGAGGAGAGCGTTTGACAGAAATCATGTAACCCCAAAACAATTTTGA
- the Esyt2 gene encoding extended synaptotagmin-like protein 2 produces the protein MEGKCEDVKPSESIQWPYMSISSLARSFLSKLATVGIIWGWGYLNLNIAWLIAPIVLITWKAEHRKDNELRVIMAQSTVMAKEKRLIMDRLDELPSWVYFPDFDRVEWLNKVLYKVWPSINQFARELCKQTIEPAIIEKLTEYKVKGFQFERLVLGRIPLKIYGIKAYDKNTSRNEVIIDADIIYAGDCDITFSVGNIKGGIKDFQIRGMMRIVLKPLLPAMPLVGGIQAFFLNPPAINFNLMGIADVLDLPGFNEILRKTIVEQIGAFVVLPNKIVIPLSESVPVESLKIPEPEGVLRIHVVEAKHLMKKDIGVLGKGKSDPYAIINIGAQEFRTKTIDNTVNPKWDFWCECAVMSAIAQQITVLLWDYDDTKGDESLGRATVEVSRVKKKGNIDTWISLEQAKHGMIHLRLTWLQFSKNITDLKTALIETQELRVTSMSTALLILYVDSAKNLPCVRGNKQPDVYLEASVGATIKRTATMLRSSDPIWEQGFTFLISNPETGILHIKITDEKTGLIVGEMSYNISLLLKQNNLEIPQQPYDLQMAEADSKLILSMSLNILKYEEPEPTSEEDDDDHDINQLNKRIERQESNISNMSSKNFSPTPLKKQSSKESIISATHSTGSDAAAVPEDRAPLEEEFIVASVDQSITESPKLIHRNLSVTSSAGESKLGRIQLSLRYSVQRQKLIIVVHKIANLPLPQNDIHNIPDPYVKLYLLPDRHKETKRKTAVMKDNCNPVFDEQFEYVVSQADLNSRTLEVSVCTQKGWLSTGSNVMGQLHLNLNEIDMTKSSTSWYDLQPETRD, from the exons atggaaGGCAAATGTGAAGATGTTAAACCTTCTGAGTCCATTCAATGGCCGTACATGAGCATAAGTTCATTAGCTAGGTCATTTTTGAGCAAGTTGGCAACTGTCGGTATTATTTGGGGATGGGGatacttaaatttaaatatagctTGGTTAATTGCACCAATTGTTTTGATAACATGGAAAGCAGAACATAGGAAAGACAATGAATTGAGAGTAATTATGGCTCAATCCACTGTGATGGCCAAAGAAAAAAGATTGATAATGGACCGATTAGATGAATTACCTTCTTGGGTTTATTTTCCTGATTTTGATAGAGTTGAATGGCTAAATAAA gTTTTATACAAAGTCTGGCCAAGCATTAATCAATTTGCTCGTGAACTTTGTAAGCAAACTATAGAACCTGCTATCATTGAGAAATTAACGGAGTATAAAGTAAAAGGATTTCAGTTTGAAAGATTAGTTTTGGGTCGCATT CCTTTAAAAATCTATGGAATTAAGGCATATGATAAAAACACTTCAAGAAACGAAGTCATTATAGATGCTGATATTAT ATATGCAGGTGATTGTGATATTACTTTTTCTGTTGGAAATATAAAGGGTGGTATTAAAGATTTTCag ATTCGTGGAATGATGAGAATAGTTTTGAAACCGTTATTACCTGCTATGCCGTTAGTTGGAGGTATACAAGCATTTTTTCTAAATCCTCCtgctattaatttcaatttaatgggAATAGCAGATGTCCTTGATTTACCGGGATTCAA TGAGATTTTAAGAAAAACAATAGTGGAACAAATAGGAGCCTTCGTAGTATTaccaaataaaattgttataccgTTAAGTGAATCAGTACCAGTTGAATCGTTAAAAATACCAGAGCCTGAG GGTGTTTTAAGAATTCATGTAGTAGAAGCAAAGCATCTAATGAAGAAAGATATCGGAGTATTGGGTAAGGGTAAATCTGATCCATACGCTATTATAAATATTGGAGCGCAAGAATTCAGAACAAAAACTATAGATAATACTGTAAATCCAAAATGGGATTTTTGGTGCGAG TGTGCTGTGATGTCAGCCATTGCTCAACAAATTACTGTGCTGCTGTGGGACTATGATGATACTAAGGGTGACGAAAGTCTTGGAAG GGCTACGGTTGAGGTCAGCAGagtaaaaaagaagggaaatatTGATACA tggATTTCATTGGAACAAGCAAAACATGGCATGATTCATTTAAGATTAACAtggcttcagttttcaaaaaatattactgaTTTGAAAACt gCTTTAATTGAAACACAGGAACTTCGAGTAACATCAATGAGTACAGCTCTTCTCATTCTTTATGTTGATTCAGCTAAGAATTTGCCA tGTGTTCGAGGAAATAAGCAGCCTGATGTCTATCTTGAAGCAAGTGTCGGTGCAACCATTAAAAGAACCGCTACCATGTTACGTTCCTCTGATCCAATATGGGAACAAGGTTTTACTTTCCTAATTAGCAATCCCGAAACTGGTATCTTGCATATAAAG ATTACAGATGAAAAGACTGGTCTTATAGTAGGAGAAATGAGTTACAATATCTCGTtacttttaaaacaaaataatttagaaattccacAACAGCCTTATGATCTGCAAATGGCTGAAGCAGATAGCAAGTTAATACTTTctatgtcattaaat aTTCTGAAGTATGAGGAACCTGAACCTACATCAGAGGAAGATGACGATGATCATGATATTAACCAGTTGAATAAAAGAATTGAACGCCAGGAATCAAATATTAGTAATATGTCATCTAAAAACT TTTCACCTACTCCATTGAAAAAACAATCGTCAAAAGAATCAATAATTAGTGCAACGCATAGTACTGGATCAGATGCAGCTGCTGTACCTGAAGACCGAGCTCCATTAGAGGAAGAGTTCATTGTCGCTAGTGTTGATCAATCTATTACTGAAAGCCCAAAGCTAATTCATAGAAATCTAAGTGTAACATCATCCGCTGGTGAATCAAAATTAGGTCGAATACAGTTATCCTTACGTTATAGCGTACAAAGGCAAAAGCTTATAATCGTTGTGCATAAAATAGC TAATTTACCTCTGCCACAAAATGATATACATAATATACCGGATCCTTATGTAAAGTTATATCTACTTCCGGATCGCCATAAGGAAACCAAACGTAAAACAGCAGTAATGAAGGATAATTGTAATCCAGTATTTGATGAGCAATTTGAATACGTTGTTTCTCAAGCTGATTTAAATTCTCGTACATTGGAAGTATCTGTTTGTACCCAAAAGGGTTGGTTATCCACTGGGAGCAATGTAATGGGTCAATTACATTTGAATCTAAATGAAATCGATATGACAAAATCATCCACAAGTTGGTACGATTTACAGCCAGAGACTAGGGACTAG
- the LOC117610925 gene encoding uncharacterized protein LOC117610925 — MYTCDACCIGKATKSPCKSLKVRQTNHICELIHPDVYGPLPVQSVGGNRYFITFIDDFSRIVSMKCLKTKYEVKDAVRDYITRTERQTRKKIKRFRTDNGLEYCNSDLSTYFNQLGIKHERSNVETPQMNGVAERLHRTLLNLTRAMLKSSGLPQKFWAEAVVTAGYIKNRTGHSATGGIVPLTFWSDRKPSVRHLKVFGCLAYARLPSQGRRKLDDRAVECIFVGYATQTRGYRLWCPQKQDVITINHVKFVEDKMGYGWIYRKDVESYRYNQVWSDDDEEIAEEDIGTLEADIRFERSDGQYHMMRKDETVGAHGTAQAKKRGRPKKVIRNPYGCKGKPSAQENEVRSLPEEDNEIEDSDTEANLVEIVEPQSLKEALNSPQAAEWKNAINEELDSLSSRGTWEVTNLSEGRKCIGCRWVFKLKTDTDGVITRYKARIIAQGFSQEKGVDYSETYSPVANFSLIRLFLALTVTFRWDTRHVDMKCAYLYGELREETFMKPPPLYEVKEGTVVKLLRPIYGLK; from the coding sequence atgtatacatgtgaTGCCTGTTGCATAGGAAAAGCGACTAAAAGTCCTTGCAAGAGTCTAAAGGTAAGACAAACCAATCATATATGCGAGTTGATCCATCCAGACGTTTATGGCCCGCTTCCGGTTCAATCCGTTGGTGGAAATAGATACTTTATAACGTTCATTGACGATTTTTCAAGAATAGTGTCAATGAAATGTTTGAAGACGAAATACGAAGTAAAAGATGCCGTTAGAGATTATATTACAAGAACAGAGCGTCAAACCAGGAAGAAGATAAAACGGTTTCGTACTGATAATGGATTAGAATATTGCAATAGTGACCTAAGTACGTACTTTAATCAACTAGGAATCAAGCACGAGAGATCCAACGTTGAGACACCGCAAATGAACGGCGTAGCCGAAAGGTTACACAGAACCTTGTTGAACTTGACGAGAGCCATGCTGAAGTCCTCAGGATTGCCACAGAAGTTTTGGGCGGAAGCAGTTGTGACCGCCGGATACATTAAGAATAGAACTGGCCACTCAGCAACTGGAGGTATAGTACCGCTAACGTTCTGGTCGGATCGTAAACCGAGCGTGCGTCACCTGAAAGTCTTCGGATGTTTAGCGTACGCTCGCCTACCTAGTCAAGGACGGAGAAAACTCGATGACAGAGCCGTCGAATGCATATTCGTCGGATATGCTACTCAAACGCGCGGTTATAGACTATGGTGTCCACAAAAGCAAGACGTCATCACGATAAATCACGTAAAATTTGTTGAAGATAAGATGGGTTATGGATGGATTTACAGAAAAGACGTCGAAAGCTACAGATATAACCAAGTATGGTCTGACGACGACGAAGAAATTGCAGAAGAGGACATAGGAACCCTTGAAGCGGACATCCGATTCGAACGGTCTGACGGACAGTATCACATGATGAGAAAAGACGAAACAGTTGGAGCACATGGCACTGCTCAAGCCAAGAAGAGAGGAAGGCCCAAAAAGGTCATCAGAAATCCATATGGATGTAAGGGAAAACCGAGTGCGCAGGAGAATGAGGTACGTTCTCTACCGGAAGAAGACAATGAAATAGAGGATAGCGACACTGAAGCAAACCTGGTTGAAATTGTTGAACCTCAAAGCTTGAAAGAAGCGTTGAATTCTCCACAAGCCGCTGAATGGAAAAATGCAATAAACGAAGAATTGGACAGCCTATCGAGTAGAGGAACCTGGGAAGTAACGAACTTATCCGAGGGTAGAAAATGCATTGGATGCAGGTGGGTATTCAAACTGAAGACTGATACAGATGGAGTAATTACAAGATATAAGGCGAGAATAATCGCGCAGGGCTTTTCGCAAGAAAAGGGAGTAGATTACTCAGAAACATACTCACCAGTGGCTAACTTTTCTTTAATAAGACTGTTTTTAGCATTGACAGTGACTTTTAGGTGGGACACTAGACACGTGGACATGAAGTGTGCGTATTTATATGGTGAGCTAAGAGAAGAGACTTTTATGAAACCACCACCGTTGTACGAAGTCAAGGAAGGAACAGTAGTTAAGTTGTTGCGTCCTATTTATGGTTTAAAGTAA